In the genome of Quercus robur chromosome 3, dhQueRobu3.1, whole genome shotgun sequence, one region contains:
- the LOC126719599 gene encoding uncharacterized protein LOC126719599 yields the protein MDPIKYIFEKPAFTRKISCCQMLLSKFDIAFVMRKAIKGQAIADYLADQPLNDLEFLESLFLDEDVLAKELEPSNVEPWRWKLYFDEVANSIGNGVEAVLSSPKGQQIRVLVKLNFDCTNNVTKYEVCIVGLQFALEFGTNDLSVFGDSLLIISKIEGKWQARDTKLILYQKCLSRLNLKFRNITFAYLP from the coding sequence ATGGATCCTATCAAGTACATCTTTGAGAAGCCTGCCTTCACAAGGAAGATCTCCTGTTGCCAGATGTTGCTATCTAAATTTGATATCGCATTTGTGATGAGAAAGGCCATCAAGGGCCAGGCCATAGCTGATTACCTAGCAGACCAGCCATTGAATGATCTAGAATTTTTAGAATCCCTCTTTCTAGATGAGGATGTTTTGGCAAAAGAGCTAGAACCAAGCAATGTAGAACCATGGCGTTGGAAGCTTTACTTCGATGAAGTTGCCAATAGCATTGGAAATGGAGTAGAAGCAGTTTTATCATCCCCAAAGGGCCAACAAATCCGTGTTTTAGTCAAGCTAAATTTTGATTGCACCAATAACGTCACAAAGTACGAGGTGTGTATAGTGGGCCTGCAATTTGCTTTAGAGTTCGGCACGAACGATCTAAGCGTCTTTGGAGATTCCTTGTTGATCATCTCTAAAATAGAGGGAAAGTGGCAAGCTCGAGACACTAAGTTGATTCTGTATCAGAAATGTCTCAGCCGTTTAAACCTAAAGTTCCGGAACATTACCTTTGCTTATTTGCCCTGA